The following coding sequences lie in one Flavobacterium cyclinae genomic window:
- a CDS encoding TIGR03643 family protein, translating into MKEKQFTESQIDRIIEMAWEDRTPFEAITFQFGISEQETIEIMRREMKASSFKMWRERVQGRATKHAKLRTNGIDRFKCKLQRQITGNKISKR; encoded by the coding sequence ATGAAAGAAAAACAATTTACTGAATCACAAATCGATCGTATCATAGAAATGGCTTGGGAAGACCGCACACCTTTTGAAGCTATAACTTTTCAATTTGGAATTTCCGAACAAGAAACTATTGAAATTATGCGACGCGAGATGAAAGCATCAAGCTTTAAAATGTGGCGAGAACGTGTTCAAGGAAGAGCCACAAAACATGCAAAACTTCGCACTAACGGCATTGACCGTTTCAAATGTAAACTACAAAGACAAATTACAGGTAATAAAATTTCTAAACGCTAA
- a CDS encoding M61 family metallopeptidase, with the protein MKKIMLSLALVGFLWSCSPTQTTNKQNDVAVTIDLINVKDDKVKVTVTPPTFTIETVTYHFPKTVPGTYSEDDYGRFIENVKAFDAKGNSLKIAKIDENSYSISDAKKLAKITYYVNDTFDTEGGAGFGASEDVFSPAGTNINAGVNFMLNTHGFIGYFKGKEETPYKLTVTHPETLLGASAMTDADNSATSDVFYMPKYANLVEMPIMYSKPDFTSFMVDDMEIIISVYSPTGKYTAEQITPNMETMMKAQKRFLGSINTTKKYAILLYLSDMAAKDAKGFGALEHPTSTTVVMPEMMGLEMLQEQLKDVVSHEFFHIVTPLTIHSNEIQYFDFNNPQMSEHLWMYEGVTEYFANLFQVNQGLIDENEFFERMAGKIAQSRQMNDNMSFTKMSKNVLNPPYKDQYLNVYQKGALIAMCVDILIRENSNGQKGILNLMQELSKEYGTTKAFKDEELFDKITALTYPAVGEFLKNHVAGETPIPYEQYFAKMGVSEASIEVTGNPFLKGQSQPYITVNPSTKEIMILPGMELNEFMNTLGLKNNDTLLAFNDKNYNLDNIYDLIMESMNWKDGDAITVKIKRDGKEQTVKGKVIMPKEKQDGYQSTDDTKKAVRDAWLRA; encoded by the coding sequence ATGAAAAAAATAATGTTATCCCTAGCTTTAGTAGGGTTTTTATGGAGCTGTAGTCCAACTCAAACAACTAATAAACAAAATGATGTTGCAGTTACTATTGATTTAATCAATGTTAAAGACGATAAAGTAAAAGTAACCGTTACACCTCCAACTTTCACTATTGAAACTGTAACCTACCATTTCCCTAAAACAGTTCCAGGGACTTATTCAGAAGATGATTACGGTCGTTTTATTGAAAATGTAAAAGCTTTTGATGCTAAAGGGAACTCGCTTAAAATAGCAAAAATTGATGAGAACTCTTATTCAATTTCTGATGCTAAAAAATTAGCAAAAATTACCTATTACGTTAATGACACCTTTGATACTGAAGGAGGAGCAGGATTTGGAGCTAGTGAAGATGTGTTTTCTCCGGCTGGAACAAACATTAATGCTGGTGTTAATTTCATGTTGAATACCCATGGATTTATTGGTTATTTTAAAGGAAAAGAAGAAACTCCTTATAAATTAACGGTTACACATCCTGAAACTTTATTAGGCGCTTCTGCAATGACAGATGCTGATAATAGCGCTACTTCTGATGTTTTTTACATGCCAAAATATGCTAACTTGGTAGAAATGCCAATCATGTATTCAAAACCAGATTTTACTTCGTTTATGGTGGATGATATGGAAATTATCATTAGCGTATATTCTCCAACAGGTAAATATACAGCTGAACAAATTACTCCAAATATGGAAACCATGATGAAAGCGCAAAAACGTTTCTTGGGTTCAATAAATACAACAAAAAAATATGCTATATTATTGTACTTATCAGATATGGCTGCGAAAGATGCAAAAGGATTTGGAGCTTTAGAACACCCAACATCAACTACGGTGGTTATGCCAGAAATGATGGGATTAGAAATGCTACAAGAGCAGTTAAAAGATGTAGTTTCTCACGAATTTTTCCACATTGTAACCCCTTTAACGATTCATTCAAACGAAATCCAATATTTTGATTTTAACAACCCACAAATGTCAGAACATTTATGGATGTATGAGGGCGTTACAGAATATTTTGCTAATTTATTCCAAGTAAATCAAGGCTTAATTGACGAAAATGAATTCTTTGAAAGAATGGCTGGTAAAATAGCACAATCACGTCAAATGAACGACAATATGAGTTTTACTAAAATGAGTAAAAACGTATTAAACCCTCCTTACAAAGATCAGTATTTAAACGTATATCAAAAAGGAGCATTGATTGCAATGTGTGTTGATATATTAATTAGAGAAAACAGCAACGGACAAAAAGGAATTTTAAACCTAATGCAAGAATTATCTAAAGAATACGGAACTACTAAAGCATTCAAAGACGAAGAATTATTTGATAAAATTACAGCTTTAACCTATCCTGCAGTTGGTGAATTCTTAAAAAACCACGTTGCCGGTGAAACTCCAATTCCATACGAACAATATTTTGCTAAAATGGGAGTTTCTGAAGCTTCAATAGAAGTTACTGGAAATCCGTTTTTAAAAGGACAAAGTCAACCTTATATCACAGTAAATCCAAGTACAAAAGAAATCATGATTTTACCGGGTATGGAATTGAATGAATTCATGAACACTTTAGGTTTAAAAAATAACGATACACTTTTAGCTTTCAACGACAAAAATTATAACTTAGATAATATTTATGATTTAATAATGGAAAGCATGAACTGGAAAGATGGTGATGCTATTACTGTTAAAATTAAAAGAGATGGTAAAGAGCAAACGGTTAAAGGTAAAGTGATAATGCCTAAAGAAAAACAAGATGGTTACCAATCAACAGACGACACTAAAAAAGCGGTTCGTGATGCTTGGTTAAGAGCTTAA
- a CDS encoding DUF4369 domain-containing protein, which translates to MKKIVLAVIAVITLIACKEEVNSDANVHITGDVKGLSKGKLYVQRIQDSTLIILDSILINGDSKFESHINLESPEMLYLFLDRGQTNSIDNNLPFFAEPGNIKVETTLQHFFADAKITGSENHDLWKKFDSINSKFRDQNLALMAKRLKNELKPNPVTTDSIEQAYQKLLKRKYRYTAHFAVMNGNKEIAPYLALSEIADINTIYLDTIQKSMTPDVAKSKYGKMLSEYVKERKEIEVQK; encoded by the coding sequence ATGAAGAAGATAGTTCTAGCTGTAATAGCCGTTATTACCCTTATAGCATGTAAAGAAGAAGTTAATTCAGATGCAAATGTTCACATTACAGGTGACGTTAAAGGATTAAGTAAAGGAAAATTATACGTACAAAGAATTCAAGATTCTACCTTAATTATTTTAGATAGTATTCTAATTAATGGCGATTCAAAATTTGAAAGTCACATAAATTTAGAAAGTCCGGAAATGTTGTACTTGTTTTTAGACAGAGGACAAACCAATTCAATTGACAATAATTTGCCATTTTTTGCTGAACCTGGAAATATTAAAGTTGAAACAACATTACAACATTTCTTTGCAGATGCAAAAATAACAGGATCAGAAAATCATGACTTATGGAAAAAGTTTGACAGCATTAATAGCAAGTTTAGAGATCAAAATTTAGCTTTAATGGCAAAACGTTTAAAGAACGAATTAAAACCAAATCCAGTTACCACAGACAGCATTGAGCAAGCGTATCAAAAACTTTTAAAAAGAAAATATCGTTACACTGCGCATTTTGCAGTTATGAACGGAAACAAAGAAATTGCGCCTTATTTAGCACTTTCTGAAATTGCAGATATCAATACTATTTACTTAGATACCATTCAAAAAAGTATGACACCTGATGTTGCTAAATCCAAATATGGGAAAATGTTAAGTGAATATGTTAAGGAACGAAAAGAAATTGAAGTTCAGAAATAA
- a CDS encoding type I phosphomannose isomerase catalytic subunit, which produces MKFYPLTFTPILKDRIWGGSKLKTYLNKPIVSETTGESWEISTVPGEISIVNTGVFKGKNINEIIDLYPEEILGKSVIARFGKQFPLLFKFIDAKEDLSIQLHPNDELARERHNSFGKTEMWYVMQSDESARLVVGFKKDSNQQEYLAHLENKNLIDLLNEYPVSKGDVFFLETGTIHAIGAGVVVAEIQQTSDVTYRIYDWDRVDINGNGRELHTELALDAINYHTTPSKIDYKEEANKSTTIVDCTYFVTNIIALQETFIWKRTKQAFTVFMCTNGQFEMIVNGEIVSYRMGDTILIPACMENLTFRGKATLLEISI; this is translated from the coding sequence ATGAAGTTTTATCCTTTAACGTTTACACCGATACTAAAAGACCGCATTTGGGGTGGAAGCAAGTTGAAAACCTATCTCAACAAACCGATAGTTTCTGAAACTACAGGTGAGAGTTGGGAAATTTCGACTGTTCCTGGCGAAATTAGTATAGTGAACACAGGTGTTTTTAAAGGAAAAAATATCAACGAAATTATCGATTTGTATCCTGAAGAAATTCTAGGAAAATCTGTAATTGCTCGTTTTGGAAAACAATTTCCATTGCTTTTTAAATTTATCGACGCTAAAGAAGATTTGTCTATTCAGTTGCATCCTAATGATGAATTGGCAAGAGAACGTCATAATTCCTTTGGGAAAACGGAAATGTGGTATGTAATGCAGTCCGATGAGTCGGCACGTTTGGTTGTTGGGTTTAAAAAAGATTCCAATCAGCAAGAATATTTAGCGCATTTAGAAAATAAAAATCTAATAGATTTACTTAACGAATATCCTGTTTCAAAAGGAGATGTATTCTTTTTAGAAACGGGCACTATTCATGCTATTGGAGCAGGAGTAGTGGTGGCAGAAATTCAACAAACGAGTGATGTTACGTATCGAATCTATGATTGGGATAGAGTAGATATTAACGGAAATGGAAGAGAATTGCATACTGAATTAGCTTTAGATGCTATTAATTATCACACAACACCTTCTAAAATTGACTACAAGGAAGAAGCAAATAAAAGTACTACTATAGTAGATTGCACCTACTTTGTTACGAATATCATAGCGTTACAAGAGACTTTTATTTGGAAACGTACCAAACAAGCTTTTACAGTTTTTATGTGTACCAATGGGCAATTTGAAATGATTGTTAACGGCGAAATAGTAAGTTATCGCATGGGAGATACTATTTTGATTCCAGCTTGTATGGAAAATCTAACTTTTAGAGGAAAGGCTACTTTGTTAGAAATTTCGATATAA
- a CDS encoding peroxiredoxin, whose protein sequence is MAIQIGDKLPSFKATKQDGTAFESHEIHEKPVVIYFYPKDFTPGCTTQACSFRDAYQDFQDLGAEVIGISGDSASLHQNFQQKYKLPFILLSDADRKLRRLFGVPTALFGLLPGRVTYVFDAKGYCIYIFDSMSAKNHIEKALKAIQKAK, encoded by the coding sequence ATGGCAATTCAAATTGGAGATAAATTACCAAGTTTTAAAGCTACAAAGCAAGACGGAACTGCTTTTGAAAGTCATGAAATACATGAAAAACCGGTAGTGATTTACTTTTATCCAAAAGATTTTACGCCAGGATGTACTACACAAGCTTGCAGTTTTAGGGATGCTTATCAAGATTTTCAAGATTTAGGTGCCGAAGTTATTGGTATTAGTGGCGATTCGGCTAGTTTACATCAAAATTTCCAACAGAAATATAAATTGCCGTTTATTTTACTTTCAGATGCGGATAGAAAATTACGTCGTTTGTTTGGGGTTCCAACCGCTTTGTTTGGATTATTACCTGGAAGGGTGACGTATGTTTTTGATGCTAAAGGGTATTGTATTTATATTTTTGATAGTATGAGTGCAAAAAATCATATTGAAAAAGCATTGAAAGCTATTCAAAAAGCGAAATAA
- a CDS encoding 6-pyruvoyl trahydropterin synthase family protein codes for MRVTVSRKAHFNAAHRLYRKDWTMEKNQEVFGKCNNPNFHGHNYELIVSVTGEVDTDTGYVIDTKVLSDLIKEHIEEAFDHKNLNEDVPEFKDLNPTAEHIAYIIWNKLRVLIDADKELEITLYETPRNFVTYKGL; via the coding sequence ATGAGAGTAACTGTTTCAAGAAAAGCCCATTTTAATGCAGCACATCGATTGTATCGTAAGGATTGGACTATGGAAAAAAATCAGGAGGTTTTTGGGAAATGTAATAATCCTAACTTTCACGGTCATAATTACGAACTAATTGTTTCGGTTACGGGAGAAGTGGATACAGATACGGGTTATGTGATTGATACTAAAGTCTTATCCGATTTAATCAAAGAGCATATTGAGGAAGCTTTTGATCATAAAAATTTAAACGAAGATGTTCCAGAGTTCAAAGATTTGAATCCTACTGCCGAGCATATTGCTTACATTATTTGGAATAAACTTCGTGTTTTGATTGATGCTGATAAAGAATTAGAGATTACCTTGTACGAAACTCCAAGAAATTTTGTAACTTATAAAGGTTTGTAA
- the idi gene encoding isopentenyl-diphosphate Delta-isomerase, translated as MIEEQVILVNERDEPIGLMNKMEAHEKAVLHRAFSVFVLNEKNEVMLQQRAHHKYHSPLLWTNTCCSHQRAGETNIEAGKRRLFEEMGFQTNLKELFHFIYKAPFDNGLTEHELDHVMIGYYNEAPIINPEEVENWKWMSIEAIKEDMILNPDTYTVWFKIIFDEFYHYLEDHKL; from the coding sequence ATGATAGAAGAACAAGTAATTTTAGTTAATGAAAGAGATGAGCCTATTGGGCTTATGAATAAGATGGAAGCACATGAAAAAGCGGTTTTACACAGGGCTTTTTCAGTGTTTGTTTTGAATGAAAAAAATGAAGTAATGTTGCAACAACGTGCGCATCACAAATATCATTCACCCCTTTTATGGACAAATACTTGTTGTAGTCATCAACGTGCTGGAGAAACCAATATTGAAGCTGGTAAGCGTCGCTTGTTTGAAGAAATGGGTTTTCAAACCAATTTAAAAGAATTATTTCATTTCATCTACAAAGCGCCATTTGATAATGGGTTAACCGAACACGAATTAGACCATGTGATGATTGGTTATTACAATGAAGCACCAATTATAAATCCAGAAGAAGTAGAAAACTGGAAATGGATGAGCATTGAAGCTATCAAAGAAGATATGATTTTAAATCCTGATACTTACACCGTTTGGTTTAAGATTATATTTGATGAATTTTATCATTATCTAGAAGATCATAAATTATAA
- a CDS encoding cold-shock protein — translation MARPQETFNKREQEKLKAQKRKEKQEKKEARKANPKLSGDDLYVYVDEYGHLTSTPPDPTKRIEVDIESIEIGVSRRTESEEVPTERRGTVDFFNESKGFGFIKEVETGEKYFVHISGLIDKVIEGNLVTYDLEKGAKGMNAVNVKKI, via the coding sequence ATGGCGAGACCACAAGAAACTTTTAACAAACGAGAACAAGAAAAATTAAAAGCACAAAAAAGAAAAGAAAAGCAAGAAAAAAAAGAAGCTCGTAAAGCTAATCCTAAATTATCAGGTGATGATTTGTATGTTTATGTTGATGAATATGGACATTTAACAAGCACACCACCAGACCCTACAAAAAGAATTGAAGTAGATATTGAAAGTATTGAAATTGGTGTTTCTAGAAGAACTGAAAGTGAAGAAGTGCCAACTGAAAGAAGAGGAACTGTAGATTTCTTTAACGAATCCAAAGGTTTTGGTTTTATAAAAGAAGTTGAAACTGGAGAAAAATACTTTGTTCATATTAGCGGTTTAATTGATAAAGTAATTGAAGGCAATTTAGTAACTTACGATTTAGAAAAAGGTGCTAAAGGCATGAATGCTGTAAACGTTAAAAAAATATAA
- a CDS encoding NAD(P)/FAD-dependent oxidoreductase gives MPRELQFQVSPEVAANEILLAQHVAKLFQVSPKEIQKVVVVKRSIDARQKAIKINIKANIFLVGEPFVAQKIELPDYPNVSNKQEVIVVGAGPAGLFAALQLIELGLKPIVLERGKDVRGRRRDLKAINRDGIVNENSNYCFGEGGAGTYSDGKLYTRSKKRGDVDRILALLVGFGATPDIMVEAHPHIGTNKLPQIIQDIREKIIACGGQVLFETRVTDFVIKNNEMQGVVIQNGDVISANKVILATGHSARDIFELLHKKGIHIEAKPFALGVRAEHPQELIDQIQYSCDFRGDYLPPAPYSIVKQVNGRGMYSFCMCPGGVIAPCATAPGEVVTNGWSPSKRDQATANSGIVVELKLEDFKPFEKFGPLAGMEFQKAIEQKAWDLAGKTQKVPAQRMVDFTQNKVSQDIPKTSYVPGTTPVELGQVFPRFLTQIMREGFVQFGKSMKGYMTNEAILHAPESRTSSPVRIPRDHFSLEHVQIKGLYPCGEGAGYAGGIISAAIDGEKCALKIAESLGK, from the coding sequence ATGCCACGCGAATTACAATTTCAAGTTTCACCCGAAGTAGCAGCAAATGAAATTTTGTTAGCCCAACATGTTGCCAAGTTATTTCAGGTTAGCCCAAAAGAAATTCAGAAAGTGGTAGTTGTAAAACGTTCGATTGATGCCCGTCAGAAAGCAATAAAAATTAATATTAAAGCCAATATATTTTTAGTTGGCGAACCTTTTGTAGCCCAAAAAATTGAATTACCTGATTATCCTAATGTTTCGAATAAACAAGAAGTAATTGTTGTTGGTGCTGGTCCGGCGGGATTATTTGCTGCTTTGCAATTAATTGAATTAGGTTTAAAACCTATCGTTTTGGAGCGCGGAAAAGATGTTCGTGGTCGTCGTCGTGATTTGAAAGCAATTAATCGTGATGGTATCGTAAACGAAAATTCTAATTATTGTTTTGGTGAAGGTGGAGCCGGAACGTATTCTGATGGAAAATTATATACTCGTTCTAAAAAACGTGGAGATGTAGATCGAATTTTAGCTCTTTTAGTAGGATTTGGTGCAACACCTGATATTATGGTTGAAGCCCATCCGCATATTGGAACTAACAAATTACCCCAAATCATTCAAGATATTCGCGAAAAAATCATCGCATGTGGCGGACAAGTTTTGTTTGAAACTCGCGTTACTGATTTCGTTATTAAGAACAATGAAATGCAAGGTGTCGTTATTCAAAATGGTGATGTCATTTCGGCCAACAAAGTGATTTTAGCTACGGGACATTCCGCTCGTGATATTTTTGAACTATTACATAAAAAAGGGATTCATATCGAAGCAAAACCTTTTGCTTTAGGGGTTCGTGCTGAACATCCACAAGAATTGATAGACCAAATTCAATATTCATGTGATTTTCGTGGTGATTATTTACCGCCAGCGCCTTATTCGATTGTAAAACAAGTAAATGGTCGTGGTATGTATTCGTTTTGTATGTGTCCAGGTGGTGTAATTGCGCCTTGCGCTACAGCTCCAGGTGAAGTAGTTACCAACGGATGGTCACCTTCAAAACGTGACCAAGCAACTGCCAATTCTGGAATTGTGGTGGAATTAAAATTAGAAGATTTTAAACCATTTGAGAAATTTGGACCTTTAGCTGGAATGGAGTTTCAGAAAGCGATTGAACAAAAAGCTTGGGATTTGGCAGGAAAAACACAAAAAGTTCCAGCGCAACGAATGGTTGATTTTACGCAAAATAAAGTTTCTCAAGACATTCCAAAAACATCCTATGTTCCAGGAACTACTCCAGTAGAATTAGGACAAGTTTTTCCTAGATTTTTAACTCAAATCATGCGAGAAGGTTTTGTACAATTCGGAAAATCAATGAAAGGCTACATGACCAATGAAGCTATTTTACATGCTCCAGAGAGTAGAACTTCATCACCTGTACGAATTCCAAGAGATCACTTTTCTTTGGAACATGTTCAAATCAAAGGTTTGTATCCTTGTGGTGAAGGAGCAGGTTATGCAGGCGGAATTATTTCAGCAGCAATTGATGGTGAAAAATGTGCCTTGAAAATTGCTGAGAGTTTAGGGAAATAA
- a CDS encoding DUF2891 domain-containing protein, whose translation MKVVFALLFVGTFAFSQQLTLEQANHLASLPVKCLQQEYPNKLNQLLLNETELLSPKALHPAFYGCFDWHSSVHGHWSLVYLLTNFKDIKDREQIIEKLQINLSKENIAQEIAYFEKTHEKSFERTYGWNWLLKLQHELELSNEPFAKELAQNLHPLTDLIIKRYLEFLPKLLYPIRVGTHSNTAFGLTFAWDYAVFSKNIELQESIQKHAKRLFLNDENCPFYWEPSGTDFLSPCMEEIAIMQRILPQNEFLPWLKKFAPQLFSKKWQWEVARVSDRTDGHLVHLDGLNFSRAWNIYFLIQQYPQQFSHLKPLADKHLSFSLPSIVDGNYEGEHWLASFALRAFEEKSKIK comes from the coding sequence ATGAAAGTTGTATTTGCCTTACTTTTTGTTGGAACTTTTGCGTTTTCTCAACAACTCACATTAGAACAAGCGAATCATTTGGCGAGTTTGCCAGTGAAATGTTTGCAACAAGAATATCCAAACAAACTCAACCAACTTTTATTGAATGAAACTGAATTATTGTCGCCAAAAGCTTTACATCCTGCGTTTTATGGTTGTTTTGATTGGCATTCTTCGGTGCATGGTCATTGGAGTTTGGTGTATTTGTTAACTAATTTTAAAGACATAAAAGATCGGGAGCAAATCATCGAAAAGTTACAAATCAATCTTTCAAAAGAAAATATTGCTCAAGAAATAGCCTATTTTGAAAAAACACATGAGAAATCCTTTGAGCGTACTTATGGATGGAATTGGTTACTCAAATTACAGCATGAGTTGGAACTTTCGAATGAACCTTTTGCCAAAGAATTAGCTCAAAATTTACATCCATTAACCGATTTAATTATAAAACGATATCTTGAGTTTTTGCCAAAATTACTTTATCCAATACGTGTGGGAACGCATTCAAATACAGCTTTTGGATTAACATTTGCTTGGGATTATGCAGTTTTTTCAAAGAATATAGAGTTGCAAGAAAGTATTCAAAAACATGCCAAACGCTTATTTTTAAATGATGAAAATTGTCCGTTTTATTGGGAACCTAGCGGAACCGATTTTTTATCACCTTGTATGGAAGAAATCGCGATTATGCAACGTATTTTACCTCAAAATGAATTTCTTCCTTGGTTGAAAAAATTTGCACCCCAATTGTTTTCAAAAAAATGGCAATGGGAAGTAGCGCGTGTATCTGATAGAACCGATGGTCATTTAGTGCATTTAGATGGTTTGAATTTCAGCCGAGCTTGGAATATCTACTTTTTAATTCAGCAGTATCCTCAACAATTTTCGCATTTGAAGCCTTTGGCAGATAAACATTTGTCTTTCTCATTACCTTCTATTGTAGATGGTAATTACGAAGGCGAACATTGGTTGGCTTCTTTTGCGTTGCGTGCTTTTGAGGAAAAATCGAAAATCAAGTAG
- a CDS encoding DUF983 domain-containing protein encodes MISTLINMFGNKCPNCNKGKIFEKGLLHFSFRFPKMHENCSNCGTKFEKEPGFFFGAMFVSYALGVAEALITYFICMPFFEETFDLRIIPIIGTVILSLTLVNIKLSRIIWIYIFKEYSV; translated from the coding sequence ATGATTTCAACACTAATCAATATGTTCGGGAATAAATGTCCCAATTGTAACAAAGGAAAGATTTTTGAAAAAGGATTATTACATTTCAGTTTTCGTTTCCCAAAAATGCATGAAAATTGCTCCAATTGTGGAACCAAATTTGAAAAAGAACCCGGTTTTTTCTTTGGTGCCATGTTTGTGAGTTATGCACTAGGTGTGGCAGAAGCCTTAATTACCTATTTTATCTGCATGCCATTTTTTGAAGAAACTTTTGATTTAAGGATAATTCCAATAATTGGAACGGTGATTTTAAGTTTAACTTTAGTCAACATCAAACTTTCTAGAATCATTTGGATTTATATTTTTAAAGAATATTCTGTGTAA